In Hemiscyllium ocellatum isolate sHemOce1 chromosome 38, sHemOce1.pat.X.cur, whole genome shotgun sequence, the genomic window TACACATGCCCATTGTTTGGTGTTTGTGAGCATCCAACAGAAACGGTGAAATGTGTTGGTACACAGACACGGTGCCTCCACTCCTACGTCACATGTAAGTCTCACAGTTCACTCCATCAATTATTGCTTCCCAATTGAAGCGCTGAGAAAGACCTGATGAATCACTAATATTACACCCATGTTCCTTTATTCCAGTCAATTCACTTGCTTTCACTATCAAAGGCTGTGCTTCTGAGAGTATGTGTCAAAACCCAGACCTGTTAAAGGATTATGGAGTCCAAACACAGCAAGAGTTTTACTGCTGCCGAGAGAGTGGTTGTAATCGGGGGATTTCAGAGAACAGCTCAGCACAGACAGCAACACCCTCCAACATTCTGACAGCTAATTTCTATTCCTCAGCGGTGTGGAATTCGCCTGAGAATATGACAAACTCTGTGACGGCAGTTTACTACAGGTCGACTGAACAGACGCTCGCTGTGACACCTGTTAACTCCTTGTCAAGTAAGGCCAAGAAACAtcgaaaataggaacaggagcagagcTTGctaccctgctccaccattcagtacggTTAccgctgatcatccaactcagtcccctgttcccaatTTCTCCCTCACACCCTTCAATCCCGTTAGCCCTGTCATTAATTACCCTGTTTATAATTGCCTTGTTATTAATTACCCTGTTATTAATTACCTTTTTGTTAATTGCCTTGTGATTAATTACCCTGTTTTTAATTGCCCTGTTATTACTTACCCTTTTGTTAATTGCCCTGTGATTAATTGCCCTATTATTAATTGCCCTGCTGTTAATTACCCTTTTGTTAATTTCCCTATTATTAATTACCCTGTTATTAATTGCCCTGTTATtaattactaggagaaagtgaggactgcagatgctggagatcagagctgaaaatgtgttgctggaaaagcacagcaggtcaggcagcatccaaggagcaggagagttgacgtttcaggaatgaggagggtgtgctaagcaggctaagataaaaggtagggaggagggacttgggggaggggcattgggaatgtgataggtggaaggaggttaaggtgagggtgataggctggagtgggggtggggtcggagaggtcaggaagaagattgtaggttagaaaggtggtgctgaactcgagggttgggactgagacaaggtggggccgggagtgttgggggggggaggggaattaggaaactggagaaatcaaggttcatcccttgtggttaaagggttcctaggcagaagatgaggcgctctctctccagccgtcgtgttactATGGTCTGGCGTTGGggcagtccaaggacctgcatgtccttggcggattcttccgctgccttcgcctccgcgcctacttctccaaccaggactcccgcccaccctctgacgaccccttctccggcctccaacacaccccattcacctggacaccccgtgttgGCCTCTTCCAtcccctcgatctcttcatagccaactgctgccgcgacattaaccacctcaacctctccacccctctcactccTCTCAcactcggaacgtgcagccctccactccctccgctccaaccccaacctcactatcaaatcggcagacaagggaggagcggtagtagtttggcacaccgacctttacaccgctgaggtcAAACGCTAGCTGTCTCCTactcctactgtccccttgatcatgaccccacctcccaccaccaaaccattatctcccagaccatccataacctcatcacctcaggggatcttccacccaccacctccaacctcataatcccacaaccctgcaccgcccgtttctacctcctgcccaaaatccacaaacctgactgccccggccgacccattgtctcagcctgctcctgcctcactgaactcatctctgcatacctcgacacggtcctgtctcccttagtccaagaactcccgacctacgttcgggacactacccacgccctccacctccttcatgattttcgcttccccggtccccaacgccttatcttcactatggacatccagtccctgtgcacctccatcccccatcacgaaggcctcaaagccctccgcttcttcctttcccgctgtaccaaccagtacccttccactgacaccctccttcgactgactgacctggtcctcaccctgaataacttctcttttcaatcctcccacttcctccaaactaaaggagttgccatgggcaccctcatgggctccagctatgcctgcctctttgtcggatatgtggaacagtccatcttccgcaactacactggcaccaccccccaccttttcctccgctacatcgatgactgtatcggtgctgcctcgtgctcccacgaggaggttgaacagtccatccactttaccaacaccttccaccccaacctcaaatttacctggaccgtctcagactcctccctccccttcctagacctctccatttctatcacgggcgactgaatcaacacggacatttactataaactgaccgactcccacagcaacctagactacacctcctcccaccctgccgccagtaaaaatgccatcccatattcccaattccttcatctctgccgcatctgctcccaggaggaccagttccaataccaaacaacccagatggcctccttcttcaaagaccgcaatttccccccagatgtggtcgacgatgctctccaccacatctcctctgcccttgagcccgcccctccaatcgccaccaggacagaaccccactggacctcaactaccaccccaccaacctccagatacatcatatcatccgtcatcatttccgccacctccaaacggaccccaccagcagtgatatatttccctcccctcccctatcagcattccaaaaagaccactccctctgggactccctcgtcaggtccacatcccccaccaaaccaacctccactcccggcaccttaccctacaaccgcaagaaatgcaaaacttgtgcccacacctcctcccttacttccctccaaggccccaagggatccttccatatcccccacaaattcacctgcacctccacacacatcatttactgcatccattgcacccgatgtggcctcctctatattggggagacaggccgcctacttgcggagcgtttcagagaacacttctgggacacctggaccaaccaacccaaccaccccgtggctaaacacttcaattccccctcccactccaccaaggacatgcaggttcttggactcctccatcgccagaccataacaacacgacggctggaggaggagcgcctcatcttccgcctaggaaccctccaaccacaagtgattaactcagatttctccaatttcctcatttcccctccccccaccttgtctcaaactcagcaccgccctcctaacctgcaatctccttcctgacctctccgtccccacccccactctggcctatcaccctcaccttgacctccttccacctatcgcatttccaatgcccctcccccgagtcccttttatctgagcctgctagacacactttcctcagtcctgaagaagggctcatgcccgaaacgtcgattctccatgctccttggatgctgcctgacctgctgcgcttttccagcaacacattttcagctctgatctccaggatctgcagtcctcactttctcctgttgttAATTGCCCTGTTATTAATTGCCCTGTTATTAGTTACCCTGTTGTTAACTGCCGTGTTATTAATTACCCTGTTGTTAATTACCCTGTTGTTAATTGCCATGTTATTGAATGCCCTGTTGTTAATTACCCTGCTGTTAATTACCCTGTTATTAATTACCCTGTTATTAATTGCCCTGTTGTGAATTACCCTGTTGTTAACTGCCCTGTTATTAATTGCCCTGTTGTTAATTACCCTGTTGTTAATTGCCCTGTTATTAAATGCCCTGTTGTTAATTATCCTGTTATTAATTACTCTGTTATTAATTACCCTGCTGTTAATTACCCTGTGATTAATTGTCCTGTTAATAATTGCCCTGTTGTTAATCACCCTGTTGTTAATTGCCCTGTTATTAATTACTCTGTTATTAATTGCCCTGATATTAACTGCCCTGTTAATTACCCTGTTATTAATGACCTCTTGTTAATTACCCTGTTATTAATTGCCCTGTTGTTAATTATCCTGTTGTTAATTGCCCTGTTATTAATGACCCTGTTATTAATTACCCTGTTAATTGCCCTGTTGTTAATTGCTCTGTTATTAATTACCCTGTTATTAATTGCCCTGTTATTAATTGCCCTGATATTAACTGCCCTGTTATTAATTACCCTGTTAATTGCCCTGTTGTTAATTTTCCTGTCGTTAATTGCCCTGTTATTAATTACCCTGTTATTAATTACCCTGTTAATTGCCCTGTTGTTAATTTTCCTGTTGTTAATTGCCCTGTTATTAATTATCCTGTTATTAATTGCCCTGTTGTTAATTATCCTGTTGTTAATCACCCTGTTGGTAATTGCCCTGTTAATTACCCTCTTAATAATTGCCCTGTTATTAATTACCCTGTTATTAATTGCCCTGATATTAACTGCCCTGTTGTTAGTTACCCTGTTATTAATGACCCTTTAGTTAATTACCCTGTTGTTAATTGTCCTGTTATTAAATGCCCTGTTGTTAATTATcttgttgttaattgccctgtTATTAATTACCCATTAATTGCCCTGTTGTTAATTACCCTGTTGTTAATTGCCCTGTTGTTAATTGCCCTGACACTGTCTCTGCTTGGAAAACCAATCACAGTTGTCATTGTGCCATCTTGGAGACGAGTCTCGGCAGAACACATTGCTGCGATCTGAAAGGGCAGTGGGAGACAATTCAGCATGAACATTCGAAAAGAGGGCGATCAGTGCAAATCATCGGATCCACTCCCAGTGCTCTGGGATCACTTACACAACGTCGCGGGTTGGGGGAACcagttaggctggattggccattctaaattgtcccacagtgtccaggaatgtgcaggttggggtggattggccgtgctaaattattaCCTAAATTGCAAAATTTGTACCCTTGCGTCCCCACCTCAATGAATTCCGGGCTCGACATGATGCTGAGCTATTCTTCCATTGCCCTTGCCTTCGTGCTCACTTCATTGGGCAAGAGTCCTCCCCCTGCACCACAGATCCTTTCACATCCCTCCAACATTCCACCTCTAACTTCTTGCCCTCGATCTTTTCATTGCCAATTGTCGACGGGACATTGGCCGCCTTAATTTCTCTGCTCCTCttacccattccaacctctctccaTTCAAACTTTCTGCCCTTCgctcccttaggtccaaccccaaccttgtcatcaaacctgctgacaaaggGGGTGCTGTTGTCGTCTGGTGTACTGACCTCTACCCTCACAGAGGCTGAGCGCCAACTCTCAGATTCCTCCTCCTACCTGCCCCTGAAGCATGACCACACCACTGAGCATCAAGCCGTTGTCTTCATCACCGTGACTGACCTCGTTTCCTCCAGATGCCTCCCCAccaacagcttccaacctcatagtctcccAACCCCGGACAACCCGTTTCTACCTACTCCCCAAAATCCATAAGAAGGACTGTCCCGGCAGGTCCATTGTgacagcatgctcctgccccactgaacttactACCTCCGACCTTGACTCCATCCTTCCTCCTCTGGTTCACCCGCTCCCCACCTACATCTGGGATTCCTCTGATGCCCTGCGACACATTGACAGCTTTCAATTCTCAGGCCCTAACCACCTTCtattcaccatggatgtgcaatctctTTACACCTCCAGCCAGCACCAAGACGGCTTGAAACCTCTTCGCTTCTTTCTCGAAAAGAGGCCCGAAcaatctccatccaccaccactctcctccaccgggctgaacttgttctctctctcaacaacttctccttcaactcatcccattttctccaaatcaaaggtATAGCAATGGGTACCCTCGTGCCTTTTCATGaggtatgtggaacatttcaCATTTCTTGTTCCAGGTCTACCCGGGTCCCCTCCCACAACTGCTTTATTGGTACATCCATGACTATTTCGCTACGGCTTCATGCTCTCTTCCTGACCTGGAAAAATTCATAaactttgcttccagtttccatccctccatcaccttcatctGGTCCATCTCCAACACTTGCTTTCctgtctccatttccagcaatagccatagaacatagaacatagaaaaatatagcacagtacaggcccttcggccctcgatgttgcgccgatccaagcccacctaacctacactagcccactatcctacatatacctatccaatgcccgtataaatgcccataaagagggacagtccaccactgttattggcagggcattccaagaactcacgactcgctgagtaaagaatttactcctaacgtctgtcctatacctaccaccccttaatttaaagctatgcccccttgtaatagctgactccatacgtggaaaaaggttctcatggtcaaccctatctaaacccctaatcatcttgtacacctctatcaagtcacccctaaaccttcttttctccaatgaaaacagccccaagtgcctcagcctttcctcatacgatcttcctaccataccaggcaacatcctggtaaacctcctctgcacccgttccagtgtctccacatccttcccatagtatggcgaccaaaactgcacacaatactccagatgtggccgtaccagagtcttatacaactgcaacattagtttatccactaatatccactacaagcccactgactcccacagctaggTGGACTACAGCATTTCTCACCCTACGAaccacctctcccatcacacacggcaccttcccatgcaatcgcccctttacctcttccatgctcgccatccaaggccccaaatcctcatttcagattaagcagcgtttcacttgcacctctttcaatttggtctgttgcattcgttgctcccaatgtgctCTCTATATCACAGAGACAAAATgccgactgggtgatcgctttgctgagcactttCGGTCTGTACGCAGtcaggtcccggaccttcccgtggcttcccacttcaacacacaatcctgctcccatgcccacatgtctgcccttggcctgctgcaatgtcccAGTGAAGCAAACTGGGGGAGCAGCATCCCATCTTCCGACTTGGCACGtcacagcctgccggtctcaacattgaattcaacaacttcagatgattattatcccatctcgacccctctgttttcatccttctccataattttatttcattattttatttatttctttcaatatttttttcactgttctgtacctcttatttattgattgtctctctttcgctcgctccccactctctcatcaccttttccctctcctcttccccctttgttagccttctcccctgttttccattttgcctctgcttcacccattccccccccaatccccccccccccccccccccatattttgtcacacagcactggcttcagccttggtcattcacagctcctaatctccctataatctctctatgcactgtcattatcacctctttattgttacctttgcttctggagccatgactcaccttctatAAATACctgagagtaaaaagtgaggtctgcagatgctggagatcagagctgaaaaagtgttgctggttaaagcacagcaggtcaggcagcatccaaggaacaggaaattccttgGATTTCATCATtcatcattcttgatgaagggcttgtgcccgaaacgtcgaatttcctgttccttggatgctgcctgacctgctgcgctttaaccagcaacacattttcagcttctataAATACCTCCTTATTTCTCCttatttttagctttgacaaagggtcagttagactcgaaatgtcagctcttttctctcctcacagatgctgccagacctgctgagatttcccagcattttctcttttggtgctAAAGTGttccatagtacccagggatgtgcaggttagggtggattggccgtgggaaattgtcccatagtgtccagggatgtgtaggttcgggtggattggggATGGGGATTGTTGGGTTGTGGCGATTGGAAAGGGATGACCATCAAAGAGTCAGTGTCTGCTGTTTGGGTCACAAGGCCTCTTTTGGCTTAGTTAGGGTTCTATGATTCCATCCCAATCTCACACAGAGGGCTCCCTCAGTGGGAGTACAATAACTGATGGCTTCTCCTTGTTGGTTCTGTGACAGACTCAACTCTCAGCTGTTTCTCCTGTGAGGATCCAGAGGGTATCTGTTTGGAGCAGCAGGTCTGCAATGCGACTGGGAACATGAGCTGCAGAACCATCTTGGGTAAACTGAGTCTCAGTGAGTACACTTCTCAATAACTTTAAGAAATTGTCCACATTGCAAAAGACCCAAAATGGGCAGATAGTCAGGATGAAAGGATTGGAGCTGGGCAGAGATGctagaggagattacagagtatgggtgttgtaggggctggaggagattacagagatgggggttgTAGGGGTTGGAGAATgtgacaaagatagggagggggtgtggggactggaggagattacagagatagggaggtggtgtaggggctggaggagattacagagatagggagggggtgtaggggctggagaatgtgacagagatagggaggggttgtaggggctggagggggttacagagatagggagggggtgtaggggctggagggggttacagagatagggaggtggtgtgggggctggaggagattacagagatggggggggttgtaggggctggagaatgtgacagagatagggagggggtgtaggggctggtgggggttacagagatagggagagagtgtaGGGGTTgcggggggttacagagataaggacgGGGTGTAAGGGCTGGTGGagtttacagaggtagggaggggtgtaggggatggaggaggttacagagatagggagggggtgtaggggctggagaatgtgacagagatagggagggagtgtaggggctggagggggttacagagatagggagggggtgtaggggctggagggggttacagagatagggagggggtgtgggggctggaggagattacagagatgggggggggttgtaggggctggagaatgtgacagagatagggagggggtgtaggggctggtgggggttacagagatagggagagagtgtaGGGGTTgcggggggttacagagataaggacgGGGTGTAAGGGCTGGTGGagtttacagaggtagggaggggtgtaggggatggaggaggttacagagatagggatggggtgtaaggactggagggggttacagagatagggatggggtgtaggggctggagggggttacagagatagggagggggtgtagggactgcagggggttacagacatagggaggggtcAAGGGGCTGGAGggacgttacagagatagggtggggcaTAGGGGCAAGAGaaggtttcagagatagggagagggtgtagaggctggcggaggttacagagacagggagggggtgtaggggctggaggggtgttacagcgatagggtgggggtgtaggggttgtGGGGAGTTACaatgatagggaggggtgtaggggctggagggggttacagagatagcgagggcgtgtaggggctggagggggttacagagatagggagggggtgtaggggctggagggggttacagagatgggggtggTGACCTAAAGTCTTGTTTCTCTCGCCCGAGGTGGAGTCACCCAGACGGTTGTGGTTCGCGAGTGTGGGACCTGTGTCGGGAATCTGTCCTTTAACGGTGGCAGCTTTTCAGCTTCTGTAACTGAGAGGTGCTGTCAATCTGCGCTCTGCAACAACCCTAGCATCACAGGTAGGACCTCGGGAAGATCAAACCCTATATCTCGCGTCGAGGTGTCAGTGCTGCGGATGTTTCTTTGGTGCCGTTAACTCCCTGACTTGAGCAGGGTCACtgccagtcccatttccctttaGCCCTGTGACGCCTATTCTCCACAACTGCCTGGTCTAATTTACCTTGAAATCTTCAATCTCCTGTATCGCCTCCTCCCACATCACGGGCAGTGACTGTCCTGTCATTCCTGCTGGGAAGAAGACAGCTTATTGTCCGAAAGTTTTTGTCGATCCCTCATCCCTCTGCAATTGCATCACTTTTGCAATTTGGGTTGTGAAATCTGAGCTAACTGCTTGGCTTTTTGAGATTAAACTCGATATTTCAAAGCGTTGCTCCTTCACTGGCTGGGTTCCAAAGACTGTCAGTATAATAATCATCTGTGTGGTGTCACATCTCAAGGAAGTGTTGGGAGATTTACaggctgttattaatatccatcatgtggaggtgccagtgttagactggggtaaACAAAGCTAAACAACAGGTAAAAGTCCAACAGGTCTAAGTTAATAAAGCTATTAATTACGAATTACAAATTAGAACAGTAGCCTGTCTATAGTACAAAGAACTGCAGTCCCTCTATATATTATAAGACCCAacaatggatagtgaggacagctgagaggatcatctctcttccctctctttcctccattacagacatttaaacCACACGCTGTATCTGAAAGGTTAACAGCATTGTGgcagaccccacacacccctcacacaaactcttctccctcctgccatcggGAGCACTGggtctctcacggccagactgtgcaaccgTTTCTctccccaagccatcaggctccttgaCACTGTATGATCAGACTCGATTCCATGTACAATTCTGAGATGGCTTTTGTGGGTTGCTGTTAAAACAATGTTTTATGAATGATCATTCATGATTACACTGTAATGTGTCCACCACTGCGCCTATTGTTTTGTCTTGTCAGTACGTACTGAGCAGCCCCGCATGTTTTAACTTATTTACGCACTTTATGCTGCCCTGCGTATGACTGTACACTCATGGAGTTTGTGTGTTCCTATAGCACCTTGATCCTGGGGGAAAGCTGTCTTGTTTTTATTGTATCAGCTGCATATggtaaaaatgaaaaataaagctACACTACCCTACTCTCTTGTATTCTACTACagcacagagaacagcagtccctctctACATTACAGAGAACTGCAGcccctctctatattacagagaacagcagcccctctctatattacagagaaccgcagcccctctctatattacagagaaccgcagcccctctctatattacagagaaccgcAGCCCCTCTGTATTATAGAgaactgcactccctctgtatattacagagaactgcagtccctctctatattacagagaaccgcAGCCCCTCTTTTTTTCCGAGAACTACAGcccctctctatattacagagaactgcagtccctctctatattacagagaaccgcggtccctctctatattacagagaacagcagcccctctgtgtattatagagaacagcactccctctctatattacagagaaccgcAGTCCCTCTGTGTATTAGAGAGAACAGCACTCACTCactatattacagagaaccgcggtccctctctatattacagagagCAGCAGCCCCTCACTATATTACAGAGAACCACAGTCCctctgtgtattatagagaacagcactcactcactatattacagagaacagtagTGCCTCTGTATATTACAGGGAACCTCAGtccctctctatattacagagaaccgcAGCCCCTCTCTGTATTAGAGAGAACAGCAGCCGCTCTCTATAATACAGAGAACCGCAGTCCCtctgtgtattacagagaacagcactCACTCACTATATTACACAGAACAGTAGTGCCTCTCTATATTACAGGGAACCTCAGtccctctctatattacagagaactgcagcccctctctatattacagaggacagCTGCCtctctctatattacagagaacctcagtccctctctatattacagagaactgCAGCCCCTCTCTCTATTGCAGAGAACAGCAACCCCTGTCTGTATTACAGAGAACTGCAGTCCatctgtatattacagagaaccgcAGTCCCTCTCTATATTCCAGAGAACCTCAGCCCCTCACTGTATTACAGAGAACCGCAGTCCCTCTTTTTTTCCGAGAACCACAGCCCCTCCTTATATTACAGAGAACTGCAGcccctctctatattacagagaacagcagcccctcccTATATTACGGAGAACTGCAGcccctctcta contains:
- the LOC132833998 gene encoding uncharacterized protein LOC132833998, whose protein sequence is MYKQLNLLAIQPIKPVLPFSDVLAALLSVEKNGKCLSKYSLHLQSENPYSLEFFSSDESITYECGTCIGNLSLNGGTISASTTERCCQSDLCNNQTIIVNSLAFTIKGCASESMCQNPDLLKDYGVQTQQEFYCCRESGCNRGISENSSAQTATPSNILTANFYSSAVWNSPENMTNSVTAVYYRSTEQTLAVTPVNSLSNSTLSCFSCEDPEGICLEQQVCNATGNMSCRTILGKLSLSGVTQTVVVRECGTCVGNLSFNGGSFSASVTERCCQSALCNNPSITVRTEQPRMF